The proteins below are encoded in one region of Periplaneta americana isolate PAMFEO1 chromosome 11, P.americana_PAMFEO1_priV1, whole genome shotgun sequence:
- the LOC138709422 gene encoding tetra-peptide repeat homeobox protein 1-like has translation MRAFLCVSVLLLASVSAEVKKQEKRGLAGLGYGSPVYGSLGGYGVGSGLTGYAGTGLANLAIAEVRAPALGPAPVVNAGPVYAGPTPLYRTGPAFAHAAPVPVYAPHLLGTSVHTTITKQVAVPVPHPVPVTVEKHVPVPVPAPYAVPVPRPYPVAVPRPYAVPVERPYPVPVDRPYPVAVPVAKPYPVAVPHPVAVPQPVPVPQPVAVPVAKPYAVPVPQPVAVPFVKPVSGITVAKPILDPVHYGHAYHH, from the exons CTTTGCGTGTCAGTGCTGCTGCTGGCTTCTGTCAGCGCTGAGGTGAAGAAGCAGGAGAAGCGAGGGCTCGCCGGTCTGGGATACGGCAGCCCCGTGTACGGCAGCCTGGGCGGCTACGGCGTCGGGAGCGGCCTGACAGGGTACGCAGGCACCGGCCTGGCCAACCTGGCCATAGCGGAGGTCCGGGCACCAGCTCTGGGCCCCGCTCCGGTGGTGAACGCAGGTCCGGTGTACGCGGGTCCCACACCTCTGTACAGAACGGGTCCCGCGTTTGCCCACGCAGCGCCTGTCCCTGTCTATGCGCCCCACTTGCTCGGCACCTCCGTCCACACCACCATCACCAAGCAG GTGGCGGTTCCGGTCCCACATCCGGTGCCCGTGACCGTGGAGAAGCATGTTCCTGTTCCAGTTCCCGCCCCTTATGCCGTGCCCGTGCCACGTCCTTATCCCGTAGCCGTTCCTAGGCCGTATGCTGTCCCGGTGGAGCGGCCTTACCCGGTTCCCGTCGACAGACCTTATCCTGTAGCAGTTCCTGTCGCTAAGCCCTACCCTGTTGCCGTCCCTCACCCTGTCGCTGTTCCTCAACCTGTCCCTGTCCCTCAACCAGTTGCCGTCCCTGTGGCCAAGCCCTACGCGGTCCCTGTTCCACAGCCAGTAGCCGTGCCCTTCGTGAAGCCTGTATCGGGTATCACGGTGGCCAAACCGATTCTCGATCCCGTGCATTATGGCCACGCTTACCATCACTGA